aggagagtagcaaggtgaggtaggagggagcatggtgactgagtgctttaaagccaatggtgaggactttttgtttgatgcagagatggatggacaaccactggtgtTCTCTGAGGAATGAGgtggcatgtcctgaatgtttttgcagaaaaatgatttgggcagcagagtaaagtagggTCTGGGGTGTGGaaagataggaggttgggaggtcagcaaggaggctaaagcagtaatccaggcagtataggatgagtgattgtattaatatggtagcagtatggatggagaggaaagagtggattttagcgatgttgtgaaggtgggaccgacaggatttagtgaattgaatatgtaaattgagtgagaaagaggagtaaaggataatgccaagggtatgggcttgtgagacaggaaggatgggggtgccatctacaatgatgagtcacagggaggacagggtatgggtgggaagataaggagttctgtttgggatatgttaagcttgaggtgatgggaggacatccaagtagagatgtcttgaaggcaagaggaaatgccagactgaagagagggaggtagaTCAGGGCTTGGGATGTAGACTGGGGCATCATCtgcattgaggtggtagttgaagccatgagagagaatgagttttccaagaaagtgggtgtagatggagaagagaagaggttccagaactgaaccatgagggaccCCTATAGTAGGGACCCCTAtagtaagggggtgggaggcagaggaggagcccacaaaggagaccgagaatgaacagccagagagatgaggagaaccaggagagaacagagtcagtgaagctaaggttggataacatttccaggagaaggggatggtccacagtgtctaaggcagcctagacgtagaggaggattagaatagagtagtggacattggatttggcaagaaggaggtcattggagacctttgagagggcagtttctgtggagtgaaggggacagaagccagggaaggaagggaagaagaggggagagaaggcaaggagctaagaagaagagaggagagggcaagaacgatgagaggaggggagatgagtgtGTAGGAAAATGAGGAtgcaaggaaagaaaagagaaagagacaagatTCAACACTTTTctacatacatatttattttttgaaTATTTTATGTATCTATTAATCTGAATGCATCAGCTGTTTCCTCTTGAAGTTTTTTGGGGGGCTGCCTCCCGCCTCATCTTTGTTTTTTGTCCAGCTTTCACTGTTGTGAATTATTTTTGTCTGTGCATCTTCTCTgttagatggtaagttccttgagggcagaaaatgtgtatCTTGCTACTGCTGTATATCTCAAGTATTTATTTCAGTGAGAAGCCCTCAATAGGCATACagtaaatcatcatcattaatggcatctgttgagcagttactgcatgcagagcaccgtactaagcacctcagAGATTACATtacaaaagagatggtagacctgtttcctgccactgtgcctcctctccatctcctgctCTGCCTTCTTGCTACCTGGGTCGTGATAGGCATGATGGCATCTTGGTACCCCTTCACCCTCTCCACCATGCCAATTCCCTGGGAACTGGGCAGTGTGAGCAGGGTGCCATCTGGAGCATAAGACAGTGCCCTTCCATATACCCTTCTTGCACCAGCCTCTCTATTttgcagtgagagagagaataatgataataataatgataataataatgataataataataaaggtattggttaagcacttactatatgccaggcattatactaagtgctggggtggacacaagcaaatcgggttggacacagtccctgtctcacagggggctcacagtttcaatccccattttacatatgagataacagaggcccagagaagttaagtaacttgcccaaggtcacacagcagacaagtggtggagccgggattagaagccctgacCACAAAAGGGCAAGTGTCAAATCAATTTTCCAGAGACCATTCTGGTTACTCCTGATCCTCCCTATGCTCCCCCGCCAGGTCTTGTATATGTCCCctgtaagaatgataataataataattgtgatatttttaagtgtttactatgttccaagcactgaactaagtactggggtagatacaagctaatcaggtcccacaaggggctcacagtctaagtagaagggagaacagccattgaatccctattttacagatgagggaactgaggcagagagaagggaagtgacatgcccaagctcacagcaggcaagaagtggggccgggactagaacccaagaccttggctcccagggctgagctctttccactaggtcataccgcTCTTCACTGCACCCATGGTCCAATCACAGCtccagtaatgatggcatttattaaaattCTGAATAAGTGCCAGAGCATTGGATTAGTTGCAAGATACTcctatctgacacagtccctgtatcacatggggatGCCAGGCTAAGAtgatgggagaacaggtttcttatccccattttaaggatgagaaaactgaggcccagagaggttctatccaagagcacacagcaggccattggcaaagctgggattagactgtggCTCTCCTAAATCCCAGGACCATATGTTTATTCCATTATATGAtggctttctttcttcccctgtaCGTACTCTCTTTCCTTTCATTTCAAAGGAGCGGGATATCCCatgtactaatgatgataataatgaaaactgtagtatttgttaaacactgactatgtgccaggcactgtattaagcgaggaggttgatacaagataatcaggttggacacagtctatatcccacatgcagctcacagtcttaatccttattttaccgatgaggtaactgaggcccagagatgttgagtgagttgcctaatgtcacatagcaggaaaggcgcagaggcaggattagaacccaggtctttctgactcccaggaccgagctctagccaatgggccacactgcttctcccctatgCTGGGGGTGACTGCCCTCAGGCAATGCTGGAAATGTGGACGCctctttcatcctcctccttagTGTCAACATTGCCTCCATTTTCTTCCATTGTTTCTTCTTCTCTAGGCAAGCGACGAAACCTCTAGAGAAATGGCCAATCATACATTTGTGATGGAATTCTTCCTGCTGGGGTTCTCGGAGGTTCGGGAGCTACAGCTGGTCCACGCCGCGCTGTTCCTCCTGGTCTACTTGGCGGCCCTGTTGGGGAATCTCCTCATCGTTGCCATCACCGTCCTCGACCGAcgcctccacacccccatgtacttcttcctcaggcACCTGTCCATCCTTGACCTCTGCTACATCTCCGTCACTGTCCCCCACTCCATCCACAATTCCCTGACTGACCGTAGATCCATCTCCTTCCTGGGCTGTGCTGCCCAACTCTATTTCTTTGCTTGTTTTGCTTCACTGGAGATCGCCCTGCTCACGGTGATGTCCTACGATCGCTACGTGGCCATTTGCCACCCGCTGCGCTATGACATCATTATGGACGGAGGGGCCTGTGGGAAGATGGCCGCCACCTCCTGGCTCAGCGGAGCTCTCTCTGGTCTCGTGCATACCGTCAACATCTTTCTCTTGCCTTTTTGTGACTCCAACGTGATCCACCAGTACTTCTGTGACATCCCCCAGCTATTAACCCTGTCCTGCTCACCCTCCATTGTGCCGGAGTTGGTTCTGATAGGCGTTAGCATCATGTTGGATTTCGGCTGCTTCCTGTTCATGGGGGTTTCCTATTTCCACATCTTGTCCACTGTACTGAGGATCCCGTCTGTGCAGGCCAGaaccaaagccttctccacctgcctgccccatcTCGCTGTGATAGCCATATTTTTCTCCTGTGGATTTATTGCCCACTTAAAAatgccctctgactctccttCAGTGCTGGACCTGCTTGTATCCGTGTTCTACACGGTATTGCCCCCTGCCctgaaccccctcatctacagcctgaggaacaaaGACATGAAGGCCGCCCTGGGCAGGGTCCTCAAGGGGAAACTTCCCTGAAAAgcaaggtggcctaatggatagaactcagacctgggtgtcagaggacctgggattctaatcccagctctgccaactgcttgctgtgtgaccttggacatttctcagggcctcagtttcctcaactgtaaaatggggattccatacctgttctccctcctacttagactgtgagtcccatgtggggtagggactctgtctgacctgattaacttgtgtctaccccagcacttagatcagtggttgacacattgtaacttcttcctcttgcctttaagagatctctacttggatgtcctcctgtcacctcaagcttaacatgtccaaaactgaactcatcttcccacccaaaccctgtcctccccatgacttcctcatcattgtagatggcaccaccatccttcctgtctcacaagcccatacccttgtcattatccttgactcctctttctcactcaacccacatattcaatccatcactaaatcctgtcattcattcattcattcattcaatcaatcatatttatctccagagcgctctactaagcacttgggaaagtacgatacaacaataaacagtgacaatccctgtccgcaacgagctcccaccttcacaacatccctaaaatccacgctttcctccccatccaaaaccactaccacattaatacaatcactcatcctatcatgcctggattactgcatcagtctccttgctgacctcccaatctcctgtccctccccactccagtccatagttcactctgctggatcatttttctacaaaaacattcaggacatgcttccccactcctcaagaaactccagtggtcacccacccacctctatatcaaaaaaAGATTCCccatcattgactttaaaccactccatcaccttgcccccaaccATCTCACTTGACTACCCTCTTTcttcaacccagtccacacactttgctcctctagtgctaaccgtctctctgtgcctcgctctGTCCTGTCTTGCTGTGGACTACTggatcatgtcctgcctctggcctggaatacccttcctcctcaaatccaacagacaattactctcccccctgttcaaagcctactgaaggcacatctcctccaataagccttcccagactagaccctccccttcttcccccactcccttctacttcaccctgacttgcctttgctcttcccccttcccagccccacagcacttatgtacatatctgtaatttattcactgttattgatgtctgtctcccctctctagcctgtaagctctttgtgggcagggacggtgtctgtttattgttgaattgtactttctcaagtgcctactatagtgctctgcacacagtaagcactcaataaatatgattgaatgaatgagtaaatgaaaaaAAACTCTGTCTTCATATTTAATTTGGGAGGCACTgaggccaagtggcaagagcaagggagagccagaagacccaagttctaatcctggctctcccattagCCTGCTGCAGGACCTCAGGCTAGCAACAgaacctctctgactcagttttgttctctggaaaatggggataaaacgtctcctctccctctcccttaggtgctgaaccctgtgtggaacaggaactgtgtctgattggagtcttctgctcctctctccataGTACcctactgttatttttattattatggcatttgttaagcacttactctgtgccaagtgctgtactaagcgctcaggtagatttaaagtaattaagtcagacatagtccctgtcccatgtgggggtcacagtctaagtaagaggggagattggtattgaatctccattttacaaatgaggaaactgagtcacagaactgtcgtatatgggattcacagtctaataataacaaaaatgatggtaataaatactattaccatgaCTTCTGGTATTATTCCAATGcagtgctttggcacagagtaatggtTTATTAACAATGCCATTAGTAATAGTCCTTATGataattgtcatcattattgaAGTTACTGTGCATCCTGAAAAATGTCTTTATTTTCCTTCAGAATCTGTTATCTCCTTTTTCTATTCACTCCCTTCAAGGATACAACCAGGTAGTTGGTTATCCATTCTGATTCCTCAGGCTTTGAGTCCTAAACAAGCTTCAAGGGCCAGGATATGTATTTATAGACATGGAAAATTGATATGGGTTTCtgcagcatggtgtattggatagagcatgggcctgggagcctgaaggtgatgggttctaatcacagctccgccacttgtctgctgtgtgaccttgagcttagcttagcttctctgtgcttcagatagctcatccttaaaatggggattgagccccacatgagacagggactgtgtcttacccgatttgcttttctccacctcagtgcttggtgcttacctgacacatagtaagtacttaaatacaataattattattagtattattacttcactCATGACTACTTCTGATctcaccccttttcctccccacagaTTAGAATGCTGTGTggactaaagaagcagcatggctgagtggaaaggatcagaggacctgggttctaattctggctcttcttaattgcttgctgtgtgaccttgggcatgtcacttcacttctctgtgcctcagttatctcatctgtaaaatggggatttaattcctgttctcccatctactcCATGCTCCTCTTTCCCACATGCCTAGACCCTCCAGAAACTCTCCCAAGGAAGTGGAATTCTGTGTCCCTTCCTCCTATgggaatcaattaatctatcgtaattatcgaatgcttactgtgtgcagaggatggtactaagcacttgggagaggacaatgcaacagaattggtggacacattccctgcccacaacaagcttacagtctacagagaagaAAGTGCTCTCTCTTTGCAGCACTGTTCATCTCCCCAAACTGGCCCTCAGGAGCTGCTACCAAGatccctgaatcaatcaatctatctatcacttgtatttattgaacccttactgtgtgcagaacactgtattaagcacttgggagagtacagtacaacagagttggtagacaaattccttgcccacagcaagcttatagtctagagggggaaacagacattaatagaaatgaataaattactgaactgtgcataagtgtggtggggctgagagtggggtgattatcaagagcttaaagggtacagatccaagtgaatgggtgacgcagaagggagaggatgttGGGGACAAGAGTTGGTCATCTGAAGCAACCATCACACACTTCATTATTGTaacacctctttccctctcctcagggacaggaactgcatttaattcccacctgtgtattatcTCCCATGGTTcactatagtggtctgcacacagtaagtgcttaataaatattattactactattaaaagagggctcaatcggggaagacctcctggaggatatgtgcttttaataaggctttgagagtgggAAAAATGATTGTCTGttgactatgaagagggagggcgttccagtccagaggcaggacgtggtcaaggggccggcagtgagatagatgagatcgagatacagtaagCAAATTGGCCTGAATGATGTCAACAGATTCCATGGTCACCTCAATGCACTCTCAACAACTGTTCATtagtaataatgaaggtatttgttaagcgcttactatgtgccaagcactattttatgctctggggtagatacgaagtaatcaggttgtcccatgtggagctcacagtcttaatccccattttacagatgaggtaactgaggcacagggaagtgaagtgacttgcccaaggtcacagagcaaacaagtggcggagccgggattagaatccatgaccactgactcccaaacccgtgctcttgccactaaaccacgctgcttctcatgtggtatttgctaaacaatatgtgccaaacactgtactaaccacaggggtagatacacagtcatcatatcaggcacagtctctgttcctggaattttttaaatgatatttattaggcacttcttatgtgtcaaacactgttcaaagcgctggggtagatacaagtcaggttggactcagtccctgtcccacatggggcttattttCCCACTGTTCAGTCGTTCTGGATCTACTCTGCTTTCAGAGTttcctactgagtgctggggtagatacaagataatcaggttggacagagtccatgtcccatatggggctcacagacttaattcccattttaaagaggaggaagctgaagctaagagaagttatgtggcttgcccagtgtcagcattgcttgttttttttaataaaaattgaacggtatttgttaatcatttactgtgtgctagacactgtactaagcactggggtagaaacaaaataatcagattggacacattccatgtcccacctgggactcacagtcttaatcttcacttaacaggtaaggtacctgaggcacagattgttaagtgacttggcctagtggaaagagcacaacacctaagaatcagaggatctgggttctaatcctgactctgccacttaccagctgtgtgacctagagcaagtcccttcacttttctgtgcctcaattccctcttcaggaaaatgagccccatgtaggatagggactgtatccaatctaactgatttgtatctatcccagaacagtgtttgacacataataagaactaaacaaataccattaaaaaaatttgttcccccctctacttagactgtgagccccatgtgaggacctgattatcttgtatctacacccggtgcttagtacagtgtttggcatatagtcagagtttaacaaattccataattattattaaggggtggaGCAGATCACCATGAGGAAAACGTCCAGAGCCAACAGAAGAGATGGACTTCGTGTCAGTCAACAGGTTGATGATGGATTTGGGGATGGTGGCTGAgatgatgatgagatcgaggacggacaggttcctgaggaagaagtacatgggggtgtggaggtgcCGGTCAAGGGCAGTGACGGTGATGATGAGGAGATTTCCCATCAGGGCCACCAGGTAGTTCAGGAGGAACAGGGTGGCAtggaccagctgcagctcccgGACCTCCAAGAACCCCAGAAGGAGGAATTCCGTCACTGTCGTGTGATTGCTCATTTCCTTGGAGATCTGAATCTCTccctgaagaggaaaagaaagcagaAGTGTGGATCAACTCTTGAGCATCAAGTgttcctttatggtatttggtaggcaattgttatgtgtcaaacactgttctaaacattagggtagatatgaattatgaatgaatggggcttacagtctaagtaggagagagaactggtattgaatgctcattttacggttgaggaaactgaggcacagaaaagtgaagtgatttacccaaggttacaaagcaaacaagtggcagagccaggattagaacccaggtcctctgactcccgggcccaggctctttcccaggctcccagatctcactgcttctcaagagctaCTTAAAAGAAGTCTCTGAGCATCAAAGCTCTGCTCATCTTAAACAGCTACAGTagatagtacagagaagcagcgtggctcagtggaaagagcacgggctttggagtcagaggtcatgagttcaaatcccatctctgccacttgtcagctgtgtaactgtgggcaagtcacttcacttctctgtgcctcagttacctcatctgtaaaatggggattaagactgggagccccacgtgggacaacctgattcccctgtgtctaccccagcgcttagaacagtgctctgcacatagtaagcgcttaacaaataccaatattattattagatggaagacatgaggagaatggacaatAGCAGAATATCCAAAGAGTTGCCAAGTGGAGAGTTAAAATTGAGAAACTGAGaacaaggagggcagaagaaacgtTTTGAGGACACGGTAAAACCAAGCTTCAGACAATATTGCAACTCAACTGGAAACTGGGAGTCTGTTGCTGAAGATACACCAGCACAGAAtcttgcaatcaagaaaggagttgcTCCCTTCAAACCAGACCTTTGTAAGgcatgagagacaggaggcaaacaAGAAAACAGAGCCAGGCACTGCAAGCACTAAGCATGACAACACATTCAGGGAAAGTCTTTTTGTGTGTACAATGTGGACTGTGAATTTTACACTCATAGATAAATTTTATCATCAGTGGTGCCTGCATTCAAGGAGGTAACAAGCAGTGATAGAAgatagtagcagtagcagtaataattataatgatatttgttaagcacttactgtgtgccaagcactgtactacacccaggataatcagttcccacgtggggctcacagtctaagtaggagggagaacaggtattgtaaccccattttgcagatgagggaactgaagcacagagaaattaagtgacttacccaaagtaacccagcagactagtggagaaccacgattagaacccaggtcctctcacttccaggcccatgctctttccatgagactaCACTGTGTTGTCGTAGTAGTAATGATCTTTATTCAGCTCCAATCTTggatccccctctcaggatcacccctggagagtttccagtattctcctagtctcagctatgggagggagagtcaagcagaggcccacccattccattcctagctcgggcagtggctaacaagtgaaaggcaatctgctacaagtcaaaactcacccgtgctggacagcagaggcctgggagagagtcgaggtggagactcaagtttactgcatggaagaaggcagtggtaaatcacttctatatttttaccaagaagagtGTATGAATACACTCACAAAACAATTACagttggagagtggggcattctgggagagttgaATCCATGGAGCCACTTTGGGTCGCAGACCACTCAACAGCATTAGACGAAACAAGacgatcttggctctgccacttgtctgctgtgtgaccttgagtaagtcatttaatttctctgggcctcagtcacctcacctgtaaaacagggattaagactgtgatccctaaatTTGACACAGACTGTTTCTaacttctacctactccagcgctaattccagtgtctggcacatagtaagcatttaacaaattccatttaaaaaaaaccaaaacctcacACTACTTGTAATACACATTACTACTTGTAATTCACATTACTAAAGGACTAGAAAAAGTGCAAAAAAAGcatatgtgttccctgcccacaagcgacTTACAGTCAAATAGGGGAAGAGTCAAGT
The Ornithorhynchus anatinus isolate Pmale09 unplaced genomic scaffold, mOrnAna1.pri.v4 scaffold_77_arrow_ctg1, whole genome shotgun sequence genome window above contains:
- the LOC114808956 gene encoding olfactory receptor 14A16-like encodes the protein MANHTFVMEFFLLGFSEVRELQLVHAALFLLVYLAALLGNLLIVAITVLDRRLHTPMYFFLRHLSILDLCYISVTVPHSIHNSLTDRRSISFLGCAAQLYFFACFASLEIALLTVMSYDRYVAICHPLRYDIIMDGGACGKMAATSWLSGALSGLVHTVNIFLLPFCDSNVIHQYFCDIPQLLTLSCSPSIVPELVLIGVSIMLDFGCFLFMGVSYFHILSTVLRIPSVQARTKAFSTCLPHLAVIAIFFSCGFIAHLKMPSDSPSVLDLLVSVFYTVLPPALNPLIYSLRNKDMKAALGRVLKGKLP